AGTCGTTTAATCACTATTGCCCTAACTGTGAAGAACAAGATAGCTTTCATTGATGGCTCAATTACTGCTCCTCCTACTACTCAGCGTCTTAATCATACTGCTTGGCTTCGTGCCAATAATTTGGTACTCTCTTGGCTCATAAATTCTATTTCTAAAGATATTAGAAATAGTTTACTTTATGTTGCATCTGCTGTAGACCTCTGGAATGAGTTAAAAACAAGATACTTGAGAAGTGATGGACCAAGggtttttcatcttgaaaaatcCCTAAGCTGTATAAACCAGGGTTCATCCTCGATTACAGAATATTTCAGTGCTTTCAAGATTCTTTGGAATGAGTATGTCAATTATAGGCCATTTCCAACTTGTACATGTGGCAAGATGGCTTCTTGCACCTGTGATCTATTCAATTTCTTGCTTCTTAGGCAACAGTCAGATTACGTGTTGAAATTTCTGGTAGGATTGAATGATTCTTATGCCTCAGTAAGAAGTCAATTGTTACTTGCTGTCCCATTGCCTAGCATGGCTAAAGTGTTTTCCTTGCTGCTTCAAGAAGAAAGTCAGCGACAATTGACCAACTTCACAAGTAATGACACACATGCTTTGTTGGCAAAGCATTATACTCAGTCCAAGTTCATCAAAGACAAGCTGAAGAAATTCTCACTGCATTGTACTCACTGTGGCTATAATGGTCATACAATTGACAAGTGCTTTCAATTGCATGGTTATCCTCCTGGATGGACTGGACCTAAGGGAAAAAGAAACCTTCCTTCTGCACATGCAACCATTTCAATTGAAGAGGTCTATATTAAAAACAGTAATGAGAACCAAAGGTTTAGTCTAACTGCTGAAGAATTCAATAAACTCATAGCACTTGCCAATTCGAGTTCAACTACTCAGAACATTGATACATCCACAACAACAGTAAATCTAGCCACCACTCAATTTTTTGGTAATCTTTTCAGTCAATGCAATTTTGTTTCTACCAAGTTAAATTCTGAATTTTCTTGGATCCTAGATACtggtgcaacagatcatatgatttgTTCACCACTACTATATTCTTCTACTCCTAAACCAGTTACAAATTCCATAAATCTTCCTAATGGTCAAACTGTTCCAGCATTGTATATTGGAACTGTAAGTCTTTCTAGCATATTACATTTGCATAATGTCTTGTGTGTTCCAAGCTTTTCATTCAACCTATTATCTATTTCTAAACTAACCAAATAATCTAATCTTTGTCTATCTTTCTTTGATTCACATTACCTTTTACAGGACCAatcaatgaagaagatgattgggattgccTATGAGAAACAAGGCCTTTATCACCTACCTCAAGCTTCTTCAAAAGCTAATTCCTGTCAGCAAAATCAGTTTAATTCTACACCAATCTCTGCATCAACCATTACTCAAAACCAGCCAAACCTTTGGCACTCTCAAATTCTAGAATACCTTTTCTTAGACAAATAGACAATTCAATAACATTTGATTGTACAAATGTCTGTGAAATTTGTCCACTAGCAAAGCAGAAAAAAGCTTTCTTTCCCTGTATCACAAAGTATTTCTAATAAAGAGTTTgaattgattcattgtgatatatggggtccaTTTGCTACTATATCATATTCtggttttaaattctttctcactATAGTAGATGATTTTACAAGATGCACTTGGGTGTATATGCTTAAAACTAAATCTGAGGTCTCATCTTTACTACCAAATTTTTGTAACATGGTTACAAATCAGTTTAATACCTCTGTAAAAACCATAAGAACAGACAATGGTTCAGAATTTTTCCTTACAAAATTTTATAGTGACAATGGAATTGTACATCAAAGAAGTTGTGtagaaactccacaacaaaatggagtggttgaaagaaaacattaacACTTATTAAACACAACTAGAGCTTTGATGTTTCAAGCAAACTtacctttaattttttgaagTGATTGTGTATTGACTGCAGCCCATATCATAAATCGAATTCCAACTTCTCttctctaaaataaaacaccttTTGAAATGTTATTTCACAAATCACCAaatctttttcatttaaaagtttttggatGCTTATGCTTTGCATCTACAATTACTAGTCACAGACAAAAGTTCGATCCAAGAGCAACAAAATGTCTATTTTAGGGATATCCTTCTGCTGTCAAAGGTTACAAACTCATGGACTTAAACACAAAAAGAATCATTATTTCCAGAAATGTTGTGTTTCATGAAACCAACTTTCCATTCAAAAGTCTTCCAGTTAATTCTGCCATACCTACTTTTCTGTTTCCTCCTTCAGAATTCCAATATAATTCCCCTCATATAAATAATCCCATCTCTTctgatcaaaatatttcatcattGATTCCTAATGAATCAGATTCCTCTCATATTGACAGCATCCATCAAACTGACATAGCAAGTTCAGATTCCTCTCATATTGACAGCATGCACCAAAATGACTTAGAAAGTTCAGATTCATCTCATATTGATAGCAACCATCAAACTGACTTAACAAATCCTATCCCTACTGTTAGAAAATCATCAAGGATTAAACAAACACCAAAATTTTTGCAGGATTATTATTGTGGTACTGCCTCATTGTTTCCTCATGCAATCAACTCATCTGCTTTCATTGGTTGTTCCTCTAACACAGGTAATCCCTATCCTATATCCTCTTTTATTTCTATCAGTAGTAGACTTTCAGCATCACACAAAGCTTTCTTAGCTTCAATTTCTATTATCAAAGAACCCAAAACATATCAACAAGCTGCAAAATCTCATGAATGGCAAGTTGCGATGAGAAATGAACTCACTACTTTAGAGTTAAATAAAACCTGGGAACTTGTTACtctacctaaaaataaaaagaccataggttgtaaatgggtttttaaaGTGAAATACAAGGCTGATGGAACCATAGAAAGACATAAAGCAAGGCTGGTAgccaaaggctacactcaacaagaaggattAGACTTCTTTGATACTTTTTCCCTAGTGGCAAAACTTACTTCAATTCAGTTATTGTTAGCTGTTGCTGCTATTAAGGGTTGGTATATTCACCAATTAgatgtaaataatatttttttacatggtgaattaaatgaagaagtttacatgaAAGTGCCCCCTGGTTTGGATGTTAAACATCCCAATGTAGTTTGCAAACTGTTAAAGAGTCTTTATGGCGTGAAGCAGACATCTCGACAATGGTTTGCCAAACTCtctcaagctcttcttcaatatGGCTTTACTCAAGACAATTCTGATTGCTCACTTTTCATCAAGAAAACTGCCACTTCTTTCATTACCTTActagtatatgtagatgatgttCTACTAGCTAGTGATAATCTAATTGAGATTCAgcaactcaagatatttctgcATAATAAGTTCACAATCAAGGACTTGGGGCAGCTGAAGTACTTCCTAGGATTGGAAGTAGCCAGATCAAAGTCTGGCATCTCTCTTTGTCAAAGAAAGTATACTTTGGATATACTTCAAGATGCAGGTCTCACAGGTTCCAAGCCAGCTGTATTTCCAATGGAATCTACTCTTAAACTTAGTGCAGATGATCCTAATCTCTATGAAGATGCCTCGGGTTACAAAAGGTTAATTGGCAGGCTACTATATTTGACAGTTACAAGGCCTGACTTGGCCTATTCTGTTCAAGTCCTTAGCCAGTTTCTTGCTAAACCAGCAGTTTCTCATTATCAAGCTGCTACGCATGTGCTTAGATACTTAAAAGCTACACCAGGACAATGATTgttcttctcttcatcttcagatTTTCAATTAAAAGCTTTTTCTGACAGTGATTGGGCAGGTTGCTTAGACACCAGGAGAAGTGTTATAGGATATGCAATTTTTCTAGGAGATTCTTTAATATTatggaaatcaaataaacaagccaCAGTTAGCAGATCATCTGCAGAAGCAGAATATAGGGTTCTTGCTGCCACAACATGTGAGGTACAGTGGTTATTATATGCCCTTCAAGATCTCAATGTTGATCACTCTCAACCTACAATGCTCTACACTGACAGCAAATCAGCTTtgtccattgcaactaatccagtacaacatgagaggactaaacatattcaaatcgaTTGCCATCTTGTTAGGGAGAAATTGCAGCAGAATGTTATAAAGCTTTTCTATATTCCCTCAAGATTACAACTAGCAGATATATTTACCAAACCTCTCAGATCACTGTCTTTCCATCATAATTTGCGCAAGATGAACATTATCAATATACATgctcatcttgagggggggtgttggagtatagcctctCATATTGACAGCATGGAGTTGAAGTCTAAAGAAGAAAAGCTAAAagcagaaaaagagaaggagaatatttaaaatacaattatttctattatacatttatttctctatgtagtataaatattacataGACCTTCATGTATTTGACATCAAGTAGTATCGATTTCATTCACATTAGATTACACAATTCTCATATTCTTCCTCTGTTTTAGTTTTTCTCTGCTATTCATCAAGTTCTCAACAATGTGCCCACAGCgcatcatttctcaactccCCCAACAATTTATTCATTTCAACTACTCTTATCGTTGGAAACTCAAGATGCATCTGCTTCATTCTTCCTGCTAATTGGCAGATGTGTATGGGATTCCAACAGTATGTACTTCAACCTCTGTGTCTATGAAGAGTTCTTCAAAACCCACTCCACCAAAGTAGAAATGCCGAAGCCTGTTGCACTGCGTTTCTTCGAAGCCGGGCCACCCATGTCAATATGCATCCACTGAACCTTCTCATCAACAAACTGCAAAGCACAACACATGTTTCAAAAATCCCAAAGCAACTGCTgttatttgaaacaaaaaacatttacaGTCTACGCAATCTTAGATTCCtaacatgagcctcaaagacatctcttgctatGGGTTTCGTTAAGTGATCAGCAACCATGCGACTTGTAGAGAGGTGTTtcagaaccacttccttttgcgctaccatgtctctgatgtagtgatatctgatatctatgtgcttggttcttccatggtacttagagtccttagcatatgcgagAGCAGCCGTGCTATCGTAGAATATTGTCACCAGATTTGAAGAATCcgtgccaatgtctaaatgcttgaAGAATCTCCGTAACCAAACAACTTCTTGAACCGCTGTAGAACAAGCTATATATTCTGCCTCCAtggtggataaagctatacagggttgtttcttgctgctccatgtaatggcACCATTGTTGAGCAGAAAGGCATATTGGTTGATTTacgctcatctaggtcactgccccagtcggcatcgctgtaaccttttagttgcaaatctgaaccttgatagcacagcacatagtctgcagttcccttgagatatcgcataatcctcgactgctttccagtgagcgagtccggggttagattggaatctactcactaagccaactgcatagcatatgtcaggccgagtacacatcattgcgtacatcagactacccacaacattagcataagggacacgtgccatcatttccttttctatttgagtcttaGGACATAACTCTTTAGATAAGTTCTTGCTTTTTGCCATGTGGGGCAGACCCCTCCTTTACTCTAcctaacgcatggctttaagccatgcgttatttGCATGTAATGCATgacttaaagccatgcgttttTGCCAAATAAATGGCAGATTaaggctggcctttaaggccagccgtgtaggctatatatagcccccctctTTTGGTTCTTGGAAATCAtcagaaaaagcaaaaaaaaaaagctctctcttttattctctcttaatatagtatttagtctgtggatttgttaagtgttactctagttttataaCTACGTAGTACACTTTACCACTAAGAGAAAACGCTTGATCTTTGTCGCGCTGGACAAACTTGTGGAGCATTTCTTTAAACTGAGCCTGAGGTACTTTCCGATATGCTTTCTAACATCACGTGGGCAAGATGACCTTAGCGAGATTGTCTATTAGGCCTTCTCTAGCTAATCGAAtcattctatcttgccctatatggccaagcctagcatgccatgtgtatgaatccaaattatcaatagatgaagaaagaaaagcaatagattcatttatattagaataaatcaaatccaatatcataaaaccgtcttgaagaaaagcattgccataaaacacatgacccaaatgaaaggaaacataattgttttaaaaaacaatctgaaaaccaagttttaatagagtaacaactgaaagtaagtttcgtcggatctcgggagcgtatagcacattgtggaggaaaagagtgcCGCCACCCTgcaagtccagcttgtaggtatcaagtcccagtacctccacgctaactccattccccaccttgatatcacggcTCCCAGTTGGAATCCGGCGATACTCCACAAATCCGACTCTATCTCGCGCTATGTGCTCGGTCGCTCCTGAATTAACAATCCACAAAGGATAGGAGTCAgaaaccatcacatggctagttacaaaaacaatgcgaGAAAAGTCAGAGAGTACCTTCTTCGACTCAGTGCAGTCACAagcgaagtggccaatctttccgcagtggaagcactctaattttgacttgtttttcccACGCTTGCCCCTCTTGGTGCACTGAGAAGTTTctgacacttttttaatatgtccagcagctattccattcttggacttcttgcacttaggccttgatgccttgcgtggaccagcattagccacataggccgtatgattgggcttagcagcctctaggcgctcagcctccaattccaagtgacgcgagacatcatcaaagtctttgatattctcgttatgcgtcaggttctggctcatattctcccaagaattcggtagtgatcttatcactgccTGTACTTGCTATTCATCTGTCAGGTTGTTTCCTGCCGACCTAAGTTCGCGGATCATAGTTGACATAGccctaagatgctgcttcatcgtgtggtcagagcgcatcttataggagtcgaacctcatggttaatccacgcaacctagtggctgaagttccaccaaacttcaacttcaaagcctcccacatgcttttggcagtgtcatagacctcgaactcacacattagatcattgtgcatgctgtttaacataattatttttcttagcccattgggtatatgcttgttgatctatcttgtgttgttTCGAGTTCCCTTCCCCGGGCATAGTAAGGGTGTGAGATAAGGTCTCCAAGACTTCTTGCTCATCTAAGACATATTGGATCTTgcgatgccatatgtcatagtttCCCCTATCTAATTTCTCCCCTTTGTTTAAGTCGGCAACAATATTCTTGGATGTcatttcactacaatacgcaaagaagagatattacacacacacacacctaaGAAATCTACCGCGTCCtttcaaattagaaaaagaataatataGACATGTCGCAAGATCGAAAAATTGCTAGGCTTCAGAATCATCTATTGCaccacaatatccaattattagatttctaGCTCAATTCCCgtgcaaatttaaaaaaaaaaaaacaaatatgggagaatttatcatcataaatctcaaccatactcccactatcttaagtagtcatctaggcctagtcacatgtaaagacataacctactaaaaccgcagtaaccttttgggccagtctacaaggacagctacccagaccatggcaacctgttgggccagttTACAAAAACAGCCAGACTACAGCAACcagttgggccagtctacaaagatggttcatatgagaccattacagtccatttttcttgttccatcagtgcatttacagttcttactagggccactgtagtctttttggctatacagtgcattttcagttcttactggggtcaccatGGTCTTTTGGCTATACAGTGTATTTACATTTGTTACTGGGGTCActgcctatttacttgtatgaataagattgagaacattagaGAGATGCTAACCTGAGATCATGCCCACTGTGTGCGAGTGGGAGATTTTAATTGGAGGGCCGCCCACGTGGGTCAGACCCCTCCTTTACTCTacctaggggtgtaaccggtccggttttagacaaaatctaggaccgaaccggtaggcaccggttttacatttttcaaaaccgattacgcaccgattaccctcctaaaccggtattccggttttaccggtttccggtccggttcggtccggttttaataaaatatatatttattataaaaaaaatctgtttataaaaaaaaaaaaaaaactgctatgtcaaaaaattctacttaaaaaaaaaaactactatataaaaagactatgcaaaaaaaaaagtgttatgtaaaaaatttatgctattagtatagctttggtatggctttatataaattatatgctaatatatataatttatatttatctactaatgtcttatgtatttatcaaaaaaaatataaagagttttaagtgtattaggccattaaaatttagtaataatatttgagtgattttctttctttttaggttcttatttcttatgaatatatgataaaatgttattaataaataatatatatttataatattatatatttaaagcatatgatcaattaaattttcatgtttgagattaaacttttattttataaattaaaataacactatcttatatataattataatttatattattatatattatatataaaaaattatatataatataaaatatataacatataacattaaataaataaaaaaatatacacatattaaatagtaccggtccggtctaaaaatggccggaacctaaaccggaccggttccggccggtttttcattttatgaaaccggttccggaccggaccggttcaaaaccggcacaaccggtctggtccggttttccggtttaccggttaaaatttacacccctaacTCTACCTAAGCCATGCGTTATTTGCATGTAACGCATgacttaaagccatgcgtttctGCCAAATAAATGGCAGATTaaggctggcctttaaggccaACCGTGtaggggctatatatagcccccctattttggttcttggtaatcatcagaaaaagcaaaaaaaaagctctcttttattctctcttaatATAGTATTTAGTCTGTAGATTTGTTAAGTATTACTCTACTTTTATAACTACGTAGTACACTTTACCACTAAGAGAAAACGCTTGATCTTTGTCGCGCTGGAGAAACTTGTGTGGAGCATTTCTTTAAGCTGAGCCTGAGGTAGTTTTCGCTGTACtttctaacattggtatcagagcatttaTAATtgctttcaatttctttttggcatatgcatgtaaactgtaaactgtgttttttttatttgcgcACATGTGGTGCTGCAgtgttttcttaataaaaaaaaaaatttggctgAACCACTGTGCAGCGGTGCTGTGCTCACCACCCACACATGGTGGTACAGCGAGCACCACCTCTGCTCTCGGTGGTGCAGCGTGCACCACCTGTGCGTGGGAGGTGCAGCACGCACCGGAgggtgctgcgcgcaccacgGTACTGCGCGAACCAGCAGGTGCCCACGGTGCTCCATGCACCGTGGAGGCACCTGCAATACCACCTCGGTGCTATGCGCACCAGAGGGATGCTGCCAGCACCACCTTGGTGCAGCGGCAGCACCCAGCTTCCTCTGGAAGCAGTTTTCGGCGATCGGCGGCGCCAATGACGTCTATAAACggcaattgaatttttttttttccgagttactgttcacgtgaacagtacttgcgggaggaagaagatgacttgAGTCATCTACCCTCTAATGGGCCGGGTTGGGCTTGGGCCCTTCGGCCCACTTTGTTTTGGGTTTaagcaaaaaaaattaataataaaaaaataaaaaaaattttgtgccatgatttaatatatgtttagatatattgttatattacatgtgatcttttatttaatgttatagattaaatgtgataacatgtgaatatttgttatttataaaaaaaaaaacatgtgaatatttgtttattttcatgctatttttttccataatgttatattacatgtgatcttttatttaattt
This is a stretch of genomic DNA from Carya illinoinensis cultivar Pawnee chromosome 15, C.illinoinensisPawnee_v1, whole genome shotgun sequence. It encodes these proteins:
- the LOC122296274 gene encoding uncharacterized protein LOC122296274 isoform X1, with product MSQNLTHNENIKDFDDVSRHLELEAERLEAAKPNHTAYVANAGPRKASRPKCKKSKNGIAAGHIKKVSETSQCTKRGKRGKNKSKLECFHCGKIGHFACDCTESKKERPST